The genomic window TGAGAACTCACCATCCTTTGAAATCTTTAGGCTCCCTGTTTGATTGGAGCAACTCCTTCAGCTCTTTGTCTGTTAGGGCATCAGGCCTGGTGTGAGCATGCTTCTTGAATATTTCCTCGAACTTTTCAGGGACAAACCTGCAAGTGTACATATTGTGTGGTTAGCAAATCTAGATCCATGTTACCCTATTGCATTATTTTTACGACTCTAGCTAAGACAAGTGCCTTTGTTTGTTCGCAttgaaacaaaaacaataagAAAACAACAGCAGTGATAGCCTCACTGCATAGTGATCCTAAAAGCTTATAGATCTCAATGTGATACCATGAGTCTTAGTGgcaatatttttttcaccatgTGCATTTCACACGTATTAAACTATGCATGCAATGGAACAACCAAGTGTTCTAAAGAAAATGAAACAACCATATCTTTGATTTCATATTATGCGTGATCTCTCTTAGAACTATAGTTTGGATGCATCTTCACTAGCTTTTGACAGAAGGAACAGACAACTAAAGTGCCTAATAAACAGATATCTCTCAAATCTTTTTGGCCGGGTGATATCTCTCAAATCTCTGCATCACCATGCCACATGAAAAAGGCGATTCAGTTCTCCTGTTTGTTAAGCAATTCATCCGCGTCTGTGTTACTTTATGGTTAGGTGCTGGCTTAATTTATCCTAATCTTGATGAGTAAAGTACAACGACAAAGCGATTAAGCCCAATTAAACATCTGACATCTGTGCTGGCCGCATGAGTCATGTTCATACTGATGCTGACACATAAAGAAATTAAGGTACCTTCAGCttaaaaacataataatataGAAAGGTACCTTCCATTCGCATCATACACGCCTGAATCGCTTCCATGCTTGCCTTTGTGGATGTTCTTGACGTATATGGGTAACTTGAGACCAGTCTTGGTGTTCTCCTACAGTAAAGCAGTGAGGTTGAAAAATGGTAAACGAGAGTCAGCATCAGTAAATAGTTCGTGCAACTAAATCAATCCCCATTTCGTGTCTCTGTTTCAAAGTCAATTTGAAAAGATTAAAGAGGCAACAGAAAAGTGAGCTGAGCCTGAGACTTTACTCTGTCCAGTACACACAAGAAAATGCAGTTGTATTGTCCGTGTCTATCGATATTATGCAATAATGCGTGGCCCATTGGTGTTCTCTTTCTTTTCAGTTATCTTATCAGTGCAGTGGTGCTTCATCAgtgctttctctttctttttccgaATTAAAGGAGGTATCTTTCCCTTGCAATGTAGGTGCTGGCATTGGTATATATTCCACGTTACGAATACGTTTCTCGTTTAGTAGTTTCCTAATCGTTTGATACTTTTAACACCGATCTGAATAAATATTGTAAAAGAAATTGTATCTTCTTTTTCTTAACCATGAGACGCGCTTAGCTACGGGCCTATGGTTTGTGCAACAGAAATGGAAAATTAGTGGCAGGAGATATTAGTTTGTTGTGCTCATCTACTGAAATATTGTCGATGAACTGAACGAAGAAACAGTACCCAAACTGTGAAATTGAACTAAGAAACACCTGTGCATACCCAGATAGTAGCTTGCAACaactagacaaaaaaaaaaaaaagacagttCATGTTTTGGCGCAGAGCGAGCAAAGCAAAGCGTTGGCACTTTGGCAGTATGCAAGAAAACAGTAACATTGAATTGAGACAGAGGGAGATTTGTTGTCTGCAGCTGTTGTACTGACCGGTATCGTCTTGGGCCCAAGTCCGCCATTGATGAacacggcgccgacggcggacAGCACGACTCCTGCCCCGATTGCGCGGAACCCTGCAAGCAAGCGCAGCAACGAACGAACGAATCGAACGcttgagaaaaaggaaaaaatcatGAAGAAAATAATCGCTGTGTGAACAGTGAAGAGGAAAGGGGATCgatcggtggtggtggctgcgTGAGCTGAAACCTTGGTAGGTCTCGGAGGGGTAGATGATGCCGTCCTTGTTGCGGTCGAAGAAGGCGACGTGCTTCTGCAGCGGCGTCAGCTCGGAGCGGTacacctccgcctcgccgccgccggcgttgttgttgttgtcacggacgacggcgacgccgccgccacctagcAGCAGGGCACAGAGAGGCACGGTGACGACGGTGGCGAC from Oryza glaberrima chromosome 6, OglaRS2, whole genome shotgun sequence includes these protein-coding regions:
- the LOC127778110 gene encoding probable peroxygenase 4; the encoded protein is MASKPADVTATGGGGVAVVRDNNNNAGGGEAEVYRSELTPLQKHVAFFDRNKDGIIYPSETYQGFRAIGAGVVLSAVGAVFINGGLGPKTIPENTKTGLKLPIYVKNIHKGKHGSDSGVYDANGRFVPEKFEEIFKKHAHTRPDALTDKELKELLQSNREPKDFKGWLGGFTEWKVLYYLCKDKDGFLHKDTVRAVYDGSLFAKMEQDKQSAKKK